A stretch of Lysinibacillus agricola DNA encodes these proteins:
- a CDS encoding ABC transporter ATP-binding protein: MEFLEVKNIHHSYFSKTQAKEVLRDINLDIREGEFVSFIGPSGCGKTTLLSIIAGLFSSTEGKVYIEGEEISTHNQSLIGYMLQQDYLFPWKTIEENVTIGLKIMERSNKTHKVTANALLQEIGLPHVGNNYPRELSGGMRQRVALARTLAVDPKILLLDEPFSALDYQSKLKLEDLVVETLKAYQKTAVLVTHDIGEAIAMSERVFLFSANPGTLHKVFEIPTELQELSPFDVRQHPAYSDIFQNIWKELESLG; this comes from the coding sequence ATGGAATTTTTAGAAGTAAAAAATATTCACCATAGCTATTTTTCGAAAACGCAGGCAAAGGAAGTTTTACGTGATATCAATTTAGATATTCGTGAAGGTGAGTTTGTTTCTTTTATAGGACCGAGCGGATGTGGGAAAACAACGTTATTATCAATTATTGCTGGCTTATTTTCGTCTACAGAAGGCAAGGTATACATTGAGGGTGAGGAAATTTCAACACACAATCAGTCTCTCATTGGCTACATGCTTCAGCAAGATTATTTATTCCCTTGGAAAACCATCGAAGAAAATGTCACTATTGGTTTGAAAATCATGGAACGAAGCAATAAAACTCATAAAGTAACGGCAAATGCACTTTTGCAAGAAATTGGTTTGCCGCATGTTGGGAACAACTATCCGAGAGAGTTATCTGGTGGCATGCGTCAACGAGTAGCCCTTGCTAGAACTTTAGCGGTGGACCCTAAAATTTTATTGCTAGATGAACCATTTTCGGCACTTGATTATCAGTCTAAATTAAAACTGGAGGACTTGGTTGTTGAAACGTTAAAGGCCTATCAAAAAACTGCCGTTCTTGTGACACATGATATTGGTGAAGCCATTGCGATGAGTGAACGGGTATTTCTATTTTCTGCAAATCCAGGTACATTGCATAAAGTATTTGAAATACCTACAGAGTTACAAGAGCTTTCACCTTTTGATGTTCGACAGCATCCAGCGTATTCAGACATATTCCAAAATATTTGGAAGGAGCTGGAGAGTCTTGGATAA
- the typA gene encoding translational GTPase TypA — translation MTNLRQDLRNIAIIAHVDHGKTTLVDQLLKQSGTFRSNERVEERAMDSNDIERERGITILAKNTAVNYEGTRINILDTPGHADFGGEVERILKMVDGVVLVVDAYEGCMPQTRFVLKKALEQRLTPIVVVNKVDKDSARPLEVVDEVLELFIELGADEDQLDFPVVYASGVNGTASLDADPSKQEVDMKCLFKKIIEAIPAPIDNSEEPLQFQVALLDYNDFVGRIGIGRVFRGTISVGQQVSLMKLDGTVKNFRVTKIFGFFGLKREEVETAKAGDLIAVSGMEDINVGETVCPVEHPEALTPLRIDEPTLQMTFLVNNSPFAGREGKWVTARKVEERLRSQLQTDVSLRVEDTDSPDAWTVSGRGELHLSILIENMRREGFELQVSKPQVIIREVDGVKCEPFERVQIDVPEENVGSIIESIGTRKGEMLDMVNNGNGQVRLTFLVPARGLIGYTTEFMSMTKGFGIINHTFDCYQPFISGRIGGRHQGVLVSMETGKSTTYGMMQVEDRGTLFVEPGTEIYEGMIVGENTRDNDITVNITKMKQKTNVRSATKDATNVIKKPRLLTLEEALEFLSDDEYLEITPESIRLRKQILDKNEREKAAKKLKNAEQ, via the coding sequence ATGACAAACTTACGTCAAGATCTTCGCAATATCGCAATAATCGCCCACGTTGACCATGGTAAAACTACTTTAGTCGACCAATTACTAAAACAATCAGGTACATTCCGTTCAAACGAACGTGTTGAAGAACGTGCAATGGACTCTAATGATATTGAACGCGAACGTGGTATTACGATTTTAGCTAAAAATACAGCAGTAAACTATGAAGGAACTCGTATCAACATCCTTGATACGCCTGGACACGCTGACTTCGGTGGTGAGGTAGAACGTATTTTAAAAATGGTAGATGGCGTTGTACTAGTTGTCGATGCGTATGAGGGTTGTATGCCACAAACACGTTTTGTGTTGAAAAAAGCATTAGAACAACGTTTAACACCAATCGTTGTTGTTAATAAAGTAGACAAAGATTCAGCTCGTCCACTAGAAGTAGTAGATGAAGTACTTGAATTATTCATTGAACTAGGTGCAGATGAAGATCAATTAGACTTCCCTGTTGTCTATGCTTCAGGTGTAAATGGTACAGCTTCTTTAGACGCTGATCCATCTAAGCAAGAAGTGGATATGAAATGTCTATTTAAGAAAATTATCGAAGCTATTCCAGCACCAATTGATAACTCAGAAGAGCCATTACAATTCCAAGTAGCTTTACTTGACTATAATGACTTCGTTGGACGTATCGGTATTGGTCGCGTATTCCGCGGAACAATTTCTGTAGGTCAACAAGTATCTCTTATGAAGTTAGACGGAACAGTGAAAAACTTCCGTGTAACGAAAATCTTTGGTTTCTTCGGCTTAAAACGTGAAGAAGTTGAGACAGCAAAAGCTGGTGACTTAATCGCCGTTTCAGGTATGGAAGACATCAACGTTGGTGAAACAGTTTGCCCTGTTGAGCACCCAGAAGCGCTAACGCCGTTACGTATCGATGAGCCAACATTACAAATGACTTTCTTAGTAAACAACTCACCATTTGCAGGTCGTGAAGGTAAATGGGTAACAGCACGTAAAGTAGAAGAACGCTTACGTTCACAACTTCAAACGGACGTTTCTTTACGCGTTGAAGATACAGATTCACCAGATGCTTGGACTGTTTCTGGTCGCGGTGAGCTTCACCTATCGATCCTAATTGAAAATATGCGTCGTGAAGGATTTGAGTTACAAGTATCAAAACCTCAAGTAATCATCCGTGAAGTTGATGGCGTAAAATGTGAACCATTTGAACGTGTACAAATTGACGTTCCAGAAGAAAATGTTGGTTCAATTATCGAATCAATCGGTACTCGTAAAGGTGAAATGTTAGATATGGTGAACAATGGCAATGGCCAAGTTCGTTTAACATTCTTAGTTCCTGCACGTGGTTTAATCGGTTATACAACTGAATTCATGTCAATGACTAAAGGCTTTGGTATCATTAACCATACTTTCGATTGCTACCAACCATTTATTTCAGGTCGTATTGGTGGTCGTCACCAAGGTGTACTTGTATCAATGGAAACTGGTAAATCAACAACTTATGGTATGATGCAAGTAGAGGACCGTGGTACACTATTTGTAGAACCAGGTACTGAAATTTATGAAGGTATGATTGTTGGTGAAAATACACGTGATAATGATATCACTGTAAACATTACAAAAATGAAGCAAAAAACGAATGTTCGTTCTGCGACAAAAGACGCGACAAACGTTATTAAAAAGCCACGTTTATTAACACTAGAAGAAGCATTAGAATTCTTAAGTGATGATGAGTACCTAGAAATCACGCCAGAATCTATTCGCCTTCGTAAACAAATTCTAGACAAAAATGAACGTGAAAAAGCAGCGAAAAAATTAAAAAACGCTGAACAATAA
- a CDS encoding UPF0223 family protein — protein sequence MEYSYPFSTDWSTEEIIDVVQFFEGIEKAYEKGIKREVMMAKYRRFKEIVPSQSEEKTIFREFEEASGFVSYPVVKQAKEATDGTIIKVAPKQRR from the coding sequence ATGGAATATTCTTATCCATTTTCAACTGATTGGTCAACTGAGGAAATTATTGATGTTGTTCAATTTTTTGAAGGTATTGAGAAAGCCTATGAAAAAGGCATTAAACGTGAAGTAATGATGGCGAAATATCGTCGTTTTAAAGAAATTGTTCCTTCACAGTCTGAGGAAAAAACAATTTTCCGTGAATTTGAAGAAGCAAGTGGCTTTGTCAGTTACCCTGTTGTTAAACAAGCAAAAGAAGCAACTGATGGTACGATTATTAAAGTTGCACCGAAGCAACGTCGATAA
- a CDS encoding YlaH-like family protein → MGIKSALFGELNVIQVAEQANAKETADAYEKMAGVTRFLYENLPNYEMAGYVLFALVFLLSALVYKLGFAKKLKLSQNIIIYIFLFVGCIMLTFFALYLPMVEGLIVAALILIVYKTRLWREKREEQQAAN, encoded by the coding sequence TTGGGTATTAAGTCCGCTTTATTTGGTGAACTAAATGTTATTCAAGTTGCTGAACAAGCAAACGCAAAGGAAACAGCAGATGCTTATGAAAAAATGGCCGGAGTAACGCGTTTTTTATATGAAAACTTACCTAACTACGAAATGGCAGGTTATGTTCTGTTTGCTTTAGTGTTTTTGCTCTCTGCACTTGTTTATAAACTAGGCTTTGCAAAGAAATTAAAACTATCACAAAATATTATTATTTATATTTTCCTGTTTGTAGGGTGTATTATGTTAACATTTTTTGCATTATATCTTCCAATGGTTGAAGGGCTCATTGTAGCAGCGTTAATTTTAATCGTCTATAAAACACGTTTATGGCGTGAAAAAAGAGAAGAGCAACAAGCTGCTAACTAG
- a CDS encoding YktB family protein — protein sequence MPKIKWTNKDFNVFQIDGLEQRMDALISCVRPKFQLLGEDFSSFFSSHLGEEFYPHVAKHARRTVNPPNDSWVAFAPYKRGYKSLPHFQIGLWSTHLFIVLAIIYEAPQKNVMAERLIANKAMLQQLPDDFIVSGDHMSPAAISLLEAKEDKLDELLVRLRDVKKGEFLVGRHIPRDQAVKLSASQLHQLTEETFSSLLPIYNIIVRK from the coding sequence TTGCCGAAAATAAAGTGGACTAACAAAGACTTCAATGTTTTTCAAATAGACGGTTTAGAACAGAGAATGGATGCATTAATTTCTTGTGTACGACCAAAATTCCAACTGCTAGGAGAGGATTTTTCTTCATTCTTTTCAAGTCATCTTGGAGAAGAGTTTTATCCTCATGTTGCGAAGCATGCACGAAGAACAGTAAATCCGCCAAACGACAGTTGGGTTGCCTTTGCTCCGTACAAAAGAGGGTATAAATCATTACCTCACTTTCAGATTGGTCTTTGGAGCACACATTTATTCATCGTCTTAGCTATTATTTATGAAGCTCCACAGAAAAATGTGATGGCAGAACGTTTAATTGCCAACAAAGCGATGCTACAGCAGCTTCCTGATGATTTTATTGTCTCTGGGGATCATATGTCTCCTGCTGCAATCTCCTTGCTAGAAGCAAAGGAAGACAAGCTAGATGAATTACTTGTTCGTTTGCGTGATGTTAAAAAAGGTGAGTTTTTAGTGGGCCGACATATTCCAAGAGATCAAGCAGTCAAGCTGTCAGCTAGTCAACTTCATCAATTAACGGAAGAAACCTTTAGCAGCTTACTCCCAATTTATAACATCATTGTTAGGAAATAA
- a CDS encoding DUF5325 family protein: MNRAKFVMAIYALAAVLAMCSIGYSVATGSGFGIIAGIVATCVIFMTAFKMKRKLREQGLL, translated from the coding sequence ATGAATCGTGCAAAATTCGTAATGGCCATTTACGCATTAGCAGCTGTTTTAGCAATGTGTTCTATCGGATATTCTGTGGCAACTGGTAGTGGATTTGGTATAATAGCAGGCATTGTGGCTACTTGTGTCATTTTCATGACAGCCTTTAAAATGAAACGTAAACTGCGTGAGCAAGGATTACTTTAA
- a CDS encoding NAD(P)H-dependent flavin oxidoreductase, giving the protein MNWNTRVTKLLNVKYPIIQGGLAYLAYADLAAAVSNAGGLGQITAMSLRDPDLLRAEIHKVRALTDKPFGVNFAIGMYGTGYEDMVRVAVEEEVPVVTMTGGNPAPIFDILAGTDIKKLVLVAARRQAQKAEQLGADAVMVVGQEGGGHLGRDDVGTMVLVPQVVDSVKIPVIASGGIGDGRGWMAAHALGAEGIEMGTRFIATKECVDASEAYKEALLASSEADTTIIKRSIGAPARALRNDFTEKILEIEQMTPTYEALKNYISGNANKRFIYDGEKDEGFGWAGQVTGMIHDIPTVEELITRMVAEAGSIRVKWGQ; this is encoded by the coding sequence ATGAATTGGAATACACGTGTGACGAAGCTTTTAAACGTTAAATACCCAATTATTCAAGGGGGATTAGCTTATTTAGCATATGCTGATTTAGCAGCAGCGGTGTCGAATGCTGGAGGGTTGGGACAAATAACAGCAATGAGTTTACGAGATCCTGACTTATTGCGCGCAGAGATTCATAAAGTACGAGCATTAACGGATAAACCGTTTGGTGTAAACTTTGCAATTGGTATGTATGGTACTGGCTACGAGGACATGGTGCGTGTTGCAGTAGAAGAAGAAGTACCGGTTGTTACGATGACTGGAGGGAATCCTGCACCCATTTTTGATATATTGGCAGGAACGGATATTAAAAAATTAGTACTTGTGGCTGCACGTAGGCAAGCTCAAAAGGCGGAACAACTTGGCGCAGATGCTGTTATGGTTGTGGGACAAGAGGGCGGTGGCCATCTTGGTCGTGATGATGTAGGTACGATGGTGCTTGTACCACAGGTTGTAGATAGTGTGAAAATTCCTGTTATTGCTTCTGGTGGGATTGGAGATGGACGAGGCTGGATGGCAGCTCATGCCCTAGGAGCAGAGGGAATTGAGATGGGTACGCGTTTTATTGCAACTAAGGAATGTGTTGATGCATCAGAGGCTTATAAAGAGGCATTACTGGCAAGTTCTGAAGCAGATACAACGATTATTAAGCGTTCTATTGGAGCGCCAGCAAGAGCGTTACGCAATGATTTTACGGAAAAGATTTTAGAAATTGAGCAAATGACCCCAACGTATGAGGCGTTGAAAAACTATATTAGTGGTAATGCCAATAAACGTTTTATTTATGATGGTGAGAAAGATGAAGGATTTGGTTGGGCAGGACAAGTTACAGGGATGATTCACGATATCCCGACAGTTGAGGAGCTTATTACTCGAATGGTTGCAGAAGCAGGAAGTATCCGGGTAAAATGGGGTCAGTAA
- a CDS encoding ABC transporter substrate-binding protein, protein MRWFKRGLLFSVFALLLLSLTACNKTEHEKVKVGEVTRSIFYAPQYVALEKGFFEDEGLSVEVQTIAGGDKTMTALLSDGIDIALVGSETSIYVTLQGSNDPIQNFAQLTQTDGTFLVAREKMDNFSWDQLKGSTFLGQRKGGMPQMAGEFVLKKHGIDPANDLTLIQNIDFANISTAFASGTGDFVQLFEPTASIFEKEGKGYIVASFGAESGHLPYTSFMAKSSYLKDKAKTVQSFTNALKRAQDFVQKESSAEVAKIIQPYFENVDVALIETVVERYKSQGSYATDPILEKEEWDNLQTIMEEAGELPQRVDYEKLVNTTFAKKAAE, encoded by the coding sequence ATGCGTTGGTTTAAAAGAGGTTTATTATTTAGTGTTTTTGCTTTGTTACTCCTTTCTTTGACGGCGTGTAATAAAACGGAGCATGAAAAAGTCAAGGTTGGAGAAGTGACGCGCTCGATTTTCTATGCGCCGCAGTATGTAGCACTTGAAAAAGGGTTCTTCGAGGACGAAGGACTTTCTGTTGAGGTACAAACGATTGCAGGTGGCGATAAGACGATGACGGCGTTACTTTCTGATGGAATTGATATTGCCTTAGTTGGATCGGAAACTTCCATCTACGTAACGCTCCAGGGCTCCAATGATCCGATTCAAAATTTTGCACAGTTAACACAAACAGATGGCACATTTTTAGTGGCGCGCGAAAAGATGGATAATTTTTCCTGGGATCAATTAAAAGGCTCTACATTTTTAGGGCAACGTAAAGGCGGAATGCCACAAATGGCGGGTGAGTTCGTACTAAAAAAGCATGGCATTGACCCTGCGAACGATTTAACACTCATTCAAAACATTGATTTTGCTAATATTTCTACGGCCTTTGCTTCTGGAACAGGGGACTTTGTACAGCTATTTGAACCAACTGCGAGCATCTTTGAGAAAGAAGGTAAAGGCTATATTGTTGCTTCATTTGGTGCTGAATCTGGGCATTTACCTTATACATCGTTTATGGCGAAAAGTAGCTATTTGAAGGATAAAGCGAAGACAGTTCAAAGCTTTACAAATGCATTGAAACGAGCGCAGGATTTTGTGCAAAAAGAGAGTTCAGCTGAAGTAGCGAAAATTATTCAGCCATACTTTGAAAATGTAGATGTTGCTTTAATTGAAACAGTGGTAGAGCGTTATAAATCTCAGGGTTCCTATGCTACAGATCCTATTTTGGAGAAGGAGGAATGGGATAACTTGCAAACGATTATGGAGGAAGCAGGTGAACTTCCTCAACGGGTGGATTATGAAAAGCTTGTGAATACAACCTTTGCTAAAAAGGCAGCTGAGTAA
- a CDS encoding LrgB family protein has product MTEIIVIIGTIVLFMLFTKLYQRFPHPLMIPLVTTTIVSAVMLVVFNIPYSTYMEGGEWLQKMLGPAVVALAYPLYNQRAIIMKYKYAILSGIFIAMITGLVTIFVMLKWIGVNESWMLTALPKSLTTPVGMQVSETIGGIPPLTAVLVMLAGFVGAIIGPLVIKYGKIDSAVSRGVAVGSASHGVGLVKLREYGEQELSVGSLSMGLTAIIGAFLCPLFVYLFL; this is encoded by the coding sequence TTGACTGAAATTATTGTTATCATTGGCACCATTGTGTTGTTCATGTTATTTACAAAACTTTATCAACGTTTCCCACATCCTTTAATGATTCCGCTAGTGACAACGACCATCGTCAGTGCAGTCATGTTAGTAGTCTTTAATATTCCATATTCTACTTATATGGAGGGGGGAGAGTGGCTTCAAAAAATGCTAGGTCCAGCAGTTGTAGCACTTGCATATCCCCTATATAACCAGCGCGCAATCATTATGAAATATAAGTATGCTATCTTGTCAGGCATTTTTATCGCCATGATTACGGGCCTAGTGACAATATTTGTTATGCTGAAATGGATTGGTGTCAATGAAAGCTGGATGCTGACGGCCTTGCCTAAATCATTAACGACACCTGTAGGTATGCAGGTGAGTGAGACAATTGGCGGCATTCCACCCTTAACAGCTGTGCTTGTAATGCTGGCAGGGTTTGTAGGCGCTATTATCGGACCGTTAGTCATTAAATACGGCAAAATTGACTCAGCCGTTAGTAGAGGTGTTGCAGTCGGTAGTGCTTCACATGGCGTAGGACTTGTTAAATTAAGAGAATACGGAGAACAAGAATTATCAGTAGGCTCGTTATCTATGGGCTTAACTGCAATTATTGGCGCATTTCTATGTCCACTATTTGTTTATTTGTTTTTGTAA
- a CDS encoding inositol monophosphatase family protein, producing MDLQQIDQFAKSIIFEASSRIREAFSYNLVIETKSNANDLVTNIDRETELFFIEKIRAFDPTHKIFREEGMGEKVESLEGVVWIIDPIDGTMNFVKQHRHFMISIGIFINGVGKLGYIFDVMRGDLFYAIAGEGAWYNDSPLRKLQPVKIEESVVGINAHWVAPNRHIHHEKVIEMVRKVRGTRSYGSAAMEIAFVVSGKLDAYVSMRLSPWDIAGGTIIANEVGAVATNLHGEDFDFLHQDTFIIANPSIHKELLEKYIVPYE from the coding sequence ATGGATTTACAACAAATTGATCAATTTGCAAAAAGTATTATATTTGAAGCAAGTAGTCGTATTCGAGAGGCCTTTTCGTACAATTTAGTTATCGAGACAAAATCAAATGCAAATGACCTTGTCACAAATATTGACCGTGAAACAGAATTATTTTTTATAGAAAAAATACGAGCTTTTGATCCAACCCACAAAATTTTTAGGGAAGAGGGAATGGGAGAGAAAGTAGAGTCATTAGAAGGCGTTGTATGGATTATTGATCCAATAGACGGCACGATGAATTTTGTTAAACAACATCGTCATTTTATGATTTCTATCGGTATTTTTATTAATGGGGTAGGCAAGCTAGGTTACATATTTGATGTGATGCGTGGTGACTTATTTTATGCAATTGCAGGCGAAGGGGCATGGTACAATGACTCACCATTACGTAAATTGCAGCCAGTCAAAATCGAGGAATCGGTCGTTGGTATAAACGCACACTGGGTAGCACCAAATCGACATATTCATCATGAAAAAGTAATTGAAATGGTTCGGAAAGTACGTGGTACACGGTCGTATGGTTCAGCCGCAATGGAAATAGCGTTTGTTGTTAGTGGTAAACTAGATGCTTATGTATCTATGCGACTATCACCATGGGATATTGCTGGGGGTACCATTATTGCTAATGAAGTTGGGGCCGTCGCTACTAACTTACATGGTGAGGACTTTGATTTCCTACATCAGGATACTTTTATCATTGCCAACCCTTCTATTCACAAAGAGTTATTAGAAAAATATATTGTGCCTTATGAATAA
- a CDS encoding helix-turn-helix transcriptional regulator, with translation MNLENRLKELREQHKYTQDDVAGFLNISRQSVSKWELGKGYPDIDNLRRLSDLYKISLDQLITGEEK, from the coding sequence ATGAATTTAGAAAACCGTTTAAAGGAATTGAGAGAACAACATAAGTATACGCAGGATGATGTCGCAGGTTTTTTAAATATTTCAAGACAATCCGTTTCAAAATGGGAGTTAGGAAAAGGCTATCCTGATATTGATAATTTGAGAAGGTTAAGTGATTTATATAAAATTTCTTTAGACCAGCTTATTACAGGTGAAGAAAAATAA
- a CDS encoding GNAT family N-acetyltransferase, with amino-acid sequence MENLVRLLSENDLEEASTIYTYVFCSDPWNEPWINQTSYKRLKDISETPGYIGIGYFDSNNQMIGFLVGNEEQWADGKSFYINEICVLTNTQQSGIGSSLLKYLKNILKQKNVDTAYLSTERGKGKPELFFRKNGYVTNESRVIMTTTIF; translated from the coding sequence ATGGAGAATCTAGTTCGTTTATTATCAGAAAATGATTTAGAAGAGGCATCAACCATTTATACTTATGTTTTTTGTTCCGATCCTTGGAATGAGCCTTGGATTAATCAGACATCTTACAAACGATTAAAGGATATAAGTGAGACTCCTGGTTACATAGGGATAGGATATTTTGATTCTAATAATCAAATGATTGGTTTTTTAGTAGGAAATGAAGAGCAATGGGCGGATGGTAAGAGTTTTTACATCAATGAAATCTGTGTTCTAACTAATACTCAACAAAGTGGGATTGGTTCAAGTTTACTAAAATATTTAAAAAATATCCTTAAACAGAAAAACGTTGATACGGCATATTTATCAACTGAGAGAGGCAAAGGTAAACCAGAGTTGTTTTTCAGAAAAAATGGCTATGTAACAAATGAATCTAGAGTAATAATGACTACAACCATTTTTTAA
- a CDS encoding class I SAM-dependent methyltransferase, with protein MNAWDQRFKTAEYVYGEQPNAFIEDYVHYLKDYPNVAAYAEGEGRNAVFLALQGHTVTAFDYAESGLEKTDQLAKKHNVTVNTKLTDLLQDELPVEMFDAAIMVFGHFPAEQQQEVFKRIVDSVKSGGRIMMEFYSIYQLPYDSGGPKQLDFLYDPLNVLKWCQPYKIIHFLTGEQVRNEGILHNGLAHTIQLIIEKS; from the coding sequence ATGAACGCATGGGATCAACGATTTAAAACAGCCGAATATGTTTACGGTGAGCAACCAAATGCATTTATAGAAGACTATGTACATTATTTGAAAGATTATCCAAATGTAGCTGCATATGCAGAAGGTGAAGGTCGAAATGCTGTATTTTTAGCTTTACAGGGACATACAGTAACTGCCTTTGATTATGCCGAAAGCGGTCTTGAGAAAACAGATCAGCTGGCAAAAAAACATAATGTTACAGTTAATACAAAGCTTACTGATTTACTCCAAGATGAACTACCAGTAGAAATGTTTGATGCTGCTATAATGGTATTTGGCCATTTTCCAGCTGAACAGCAACAAGAAGTGTTTAAGAGGATTGTAGATTCTGTAAAATCTGGCGGTCGTATTATGATGGAATTTTATTCAATTTATCAACTTCCCTATGACTCAGGTGGCCCAAAACAGCTTGATTTTTTATATGATCCATTGAATGTTCTAAAATGGTGTCAACCTTATAAAATTATCCATTTTTTAACAGGTGAACAAGTGCGAAATGAAGGTATACTCCACAATGGCCTTGCTCATACCATTCAATTGATTATCGAAAAAAGTTAA
- a CDS encoding aminotransferase class I/II-fold pyridoxal phosphate-dependent enzyme: MSQLETPLFDVLLKHRNRHPIQFHIPGHKKGHGMDPAFREFVGDNVLSIDLINIAPLDDLHSPKGAIKEAQALAAEAFGADHTFFSVQGTSGAIMTMILTVVGPGDKILVPRNVHKSIMSAIVFAGAIPIFIHPEVDSEYGISHGISPEAVEKALNAYPDTKAVLVINPTYYGFSADLKRIVDIVHSRNIPVVVDEAHGVHIKFHDELPYSAMEAGADMAATSVHKLGGSMTQTSILNVREGLVSAKRVQAIFSMLTTTSTSYPLLASLDTARRQLAIHGYDLIGDALRLAKDARKRINQIPHLKCAGKEKLNSSATYDMDPLKLLISVKDLGISGHQAEEWLRYNANIEVELSDLYNILCLVTLGDTKKEINLLINALSRMSKAFDSEAAITEAVVNVPGIPALAMSPRDAFYADTEVVPLAEADNCICAEFVMVYPPGIPIFIPGEIITQENIRYIQMNIEAGLPVQGPEDTTLKTIRVIKERKPII; the protein is encoded by the coding sequence TTGTCACAACTAGAGACTCCATTGTTCGACGTATTACTTAAACATCGGAACAGACATCCAATTCAGTTCCATATTCCAGGCCATAAGAAAGGTCATGGTATGGATCCTGCATTCCGAGAATTCGTCGGCGACAACGTTTTATCAATTGATTTAATTAATATTGCTCCACTGGACGATTTACATTCACCAAAAGGCGCCATTAAAGAAGCGCAAGCACTTGCTGCCGAAGCCTTTGGTGCTGATCATACATTCTTTTCCGTTCAAGGTACTAGTGGCGCCATCATGACGATGATTCTGACCGTCGTCGGTCCAGGTGATAAGATTCTAGTGCCACGGAATGTTCATAAATCCATTATGTCGGCGATTGTGTTCGCTGGTGCAATCCCGATTTTTATTCATCCTGAAGTAGATAGTGAATATGGCATTTCTCATGGAATATCGCCTGAAGCTGTCGAAAAAGCTTTAAATGCTTATCCAGATACAAAGGCAGTTCTTGTTATTAATCCAACGTACTACGGCTTCTCAGCGGATTTAAAGCGTATTGTTGACATAGTTCATAGCCGTAATATCCCTGTAGTTGTCGATGAAGCTCATGGTGTCCACATTAAATTCCATGATGAGCTTCCTTATTCTGCAATGGAAGCTGGAGCTGATATGGCTGCAACAAGTGTACATAAGCTTGGTGGCTCCATGACTCAAACATCTATTTTAAATGTACGGGAAGGACTTGTTTCTGCAAAACGTGTACAAGCTATTTTCTCGATGCTAACTACAACATCGACATCTTATCCATTACTTGCTTCACTTGACACAGCACGACGTCAGCTAGCAATCCATGGTTATGATTTAATTGGTGATGCACTTCGCCTAGCAAAAGATGCTCGTAAACGCATTAACCAAATTCCACATTTAAAATGCGCAGGTAAAGAAAAATTAAATTCATCTGCAACTTATGATATGGATCCTTTAAAGCTGCTAATAAGTGTTAAAGATTTAGGTATCTCTGGTCATCAAGCTGAAGAATGGCTTCGTTACAATGCAAATATTGAAGTAGAATTATCGGATCTATACAATATTTTATGTTTAGTGACATTGGGCGATACAAAAAAGGAAATTAACCTCCTCATTAACGCCCTAAGTCGTATGTCGAAAGCATTCGATTCAGAAGCTGCTATTACTGAAGCAGTAGTCAATGTACCGGGAATTCCAGCACTTGCCATGTCACCGCGTGATGCATTTTATGCAGATACTGAAGTTGTTCCTCTAGCAGAAGCGGATAATTGTATTTGTGCAGAATTTGTTATGGTATATCCCCCTGGTATTCCGATTTTTATTCCCGGGGAAATAATTACCCAAGAAAATATTCGTTATATTCAAATGAATATTGAAGCTGGTTTACCTGTTCAAGGACCAGAAGATACAACCTTAAAAACGATTCGCGTCATAAAAGAACGCAAACCTATTATTTAG